A region of Gracilinanus agilis isolate LMUSP501 chromosome 3, AgileGrace, whole genome shotgun sequence DNA encodes the following proteins:
- the LOC123238641 gene encoding olfactory receptor 688, with protein MIPVLSTPNSSHLQISEFILMGFPGIHRWQHWLSFPLVLLYLLALSANFLILLTIWQDLTLHKPMYKFLGILSVVDIGLATTIMPKILAIFWFNAKTISLPECFTQIYAIHWFVGMESGIFLCMAFDRYMAICHPLHYPSFVTDTFIFKAAMSMVLRNSLLVMPVPVLAALRHYCSRNEIEHCLCSNLGVISLACDDITVNRFYQLALAWVMIGSDMALVFSSYVLILCSVQKLNSPEAISKALSTCSSHLILILFFYTAIVVVSVTHLAGRKFPLIPVLLNVLHNVIPPALNPMVYALRTQELRVGFQKVFGIGREMSRK; from the coding sequence ATGATTCCTGTCCTCAGTACCCCAAACAGCTCCCACCTCCAgatttctgaattcatcctgatGGGTTTCCCAGGAATCCACAGATGGCAGCATTGGCTTTCTTTTCCCCTGGTATTGCTCTACCTCTTAGCCCTAAGTGCCAATTTCCTCATCCTGCTGACTATATGGCAGGACCTCACATTGCACAAACCCATGTACAAGTTCCTGGGCATTCTTTCTGTAGTGGATATAGGCCTGGCCACCACCATCATGCCCAAGATCCTGGCTATCTTCTGGTTCAATGCCAAAACCATCAGCCTCCCTGAATGTTTTACTCAGATATATGCTATTCACTGGTTTGTGGGCATGGAATCAGGCATTTTCCTCTGCATGGCTTTTGACAGATATATGGCCATTTGCCATCCTCTTCATTACCCTTCCTTTGTCACAGATACCTTTATCTTCAAAGCTGCAATGTCAATGGTGCTCAGAAATAGCCTGTTAGTCATGCCGGTGCCTGTGCTGGCTGCCCTGCGCCATTATTGCTCACGAAATGAGATTGAACATTGCTTGTGCTCTAACTTGGGTGTCATCAGCCTGGCCTGTGATGATATTACAGTAAACAGATTTTATCAGCTGGCCCTGGCATGGGTCATGATTGGAAGTGATATGGCCCTGGTCTTTTCCTCTTATGTACTGATCCTATGCTCTGTGCAGAAGCTGAATTCCCCTGAAGCCATTTCAAAGGCATTAAGTACATGTAGCTCCCACCTCatcctcattctcttcttctacACAGCTATTGTTGTGGTGTCTGTCACACATTTGGCAGGGAGGAAGTTCCCCCTCATCCCTGTGCTACTCAATGTACTGCACAATGTCATCCCTCCAGCCCTCAACCCCATGGTATATGCTCTCAGAACCCAGGAGCTCAGGGTAGGCTTCCAGAAGGTATTTGGGATAGGTAGAGAAATGTCCAGGAAATAG